AGCTCAAGTTCCTGAACCGGGGAACCCTTGAAAAGCTTTCGGTAACTGTGGAGCACCGAGCGGATCCGTCGGGTCAAAGACCGCATCTCATGGACGGAATCGTCACGGTTCATTCGCACATGCGCGTCCTGCAGGAGCAACTTGGCCACCTGGGCGTCGAGGTAGTTCAGCACAGGCACAACGGCCGGACCCTTTCGGCTGGGGACCTCACGGCCGGTCCCCTTTGCTCGGGGCCAGGAGTCTCCCAGAGCTGTTGCCAGCTTGGACGTGCGTTCGCTGGGGCTCGCACCGACCTCAATGAGCTGGGCTGCGACGGCGTCCAGGATGTCATCGCCGTTGTTCGCGTGCCCACTACCGTTGAGTTCCACTTCCCATTCGCGCCACTGTTGTTCAGCGGGATGTTGTTCAGTGGGATCACCCAGTGAAACATGTGCCCGCACCCGGTCATCCACGAACTCCGCCACCCGTCCGCCGTCGTCCTGGTAGAGGGGGTAGCTGGTGCGCTCGGTATTGAGGGTGGCAACTGCAATGACCGCGTGTCCGCGCGTATAAGCAAGGACCCGATCCATCAATTCCACCGGCACGGTGTCTGTCTGGCCCAAAGGCGCGTGGATTTCGGTGCGACGTCCTGGGCTGTGGGGAAGCTTGAGGTGCCAGCCGGCGTCGGGACCACCTGTCCGCCGTCGCAGCGTGATTCCGCGGGCCGCAAGCGCGAGATCGTTGGTGTCGAAGTAGACCGCTTCCAGGCTATGGGTGGCTGGCTCTCCCACCCGGGCCACGCCGTCGATATCTCCAAGTGTGGGAAGCGGCGTGGACGGATCGACGTCGAACTTCCGTTCTTCCTCTACGTTGCTGGACGTGGCCATCACTTCTCCTTGCTGGAGCTTATTCTTCGTGGCACCCATGGAGGCCGGCCCGTTCGCTGGCCGACCTCCAGGGTAAGAGGCTTAACCGGAAGCCGTTAAACCAATGCTCCTCCCCCTTCGTCCACATCGCCACCGGTTACTGTGCCGCGCCAGGCTCCGGTTTCGTGCCCTTGGGCCTCGATGAACTTCTTAAACTTGTCCAGATCTGCGCCCACGCGCAAACTGTCCACTCCCACTGCCGAGCCGGCCTTTTCGGCGAGGGTGTCCGGCTCCCAGTCGATCTCCACGTTGACGCGGGTATGCCCGGCGTCGAGCGGTTCGAAAGTGACCGTTCCCGCATTACGCGGGCCGTCCACGCTCGCCCAGCTCACCAGGGAATCAGGCACCTGCTCGATGATCTGGGCGTCGTATTCGCGCTTCACGCCACCCACGTTCGTTGCAAAGTGGAGCGCGGTGTCATCGATCTGCTCCACGGATTCAACCCCGTTCATGAACTGGGGAAAAGTCTCGAACTGCGTCCACTGGTTGTAGGCAACGGACACAGGTACATCTACTTCGATTGTTTTATTGACGGTAGCCATGGGTTGTCGCTCCTTCAATGTTCTCTTCAGGTATGGACTGTTTTGAGTTGGATAATGCCGGCGGCGCGCCAGCCGGCTGGCTGCTTAACCGTTGGCGCGCCTGTCTTATGGGGCGCGCCGGGGTTACGGCCTAACCTGCGTCGAAATCCTCTTCGTCGTCGTCCTTGGGTGACTGGTCCCGTGGCAGATCATTGCCACTGCCATCGGCCAGTGAGTCAGCAGGCTGGTCCAGATTCTGCTCGGCCTGGGACTGTTCGTCGATGCCGCCAAAGCGGCCTGCCCCCGGTTCACCGGCGCTGTCCGAGTCCTCAGGATCCAGGTGGCTGAGATTTGGGGCGCCGGTTACGTATGTTTCGCCATCAGGGCTGTCCTCGCTCAAGCCGGCTTCGCTGAGATCCTCTTCCACGCGAGGCTGCGCTTGCGATCCCCCCGCTTCCTGCTCTGCTGTAGGGGTGCCGTAGCCCCCCGCTTCCTCTTCAGGCGTGGCGTTCTGCTTGTCCATGTGACCTGTCCTTTCCATGCGGTGGAACGTGTTAATGGAACACTTCGAACCTATAAGGACGGTTGGCGACGTGTCCATGCTTTGAAGAAATTAGTCAGCAAACTTAGCAATTTGGTGCTTGAGGCGCTATCGTGGCAGCCCGGATTCGTAAGCCACGAAGTCCGGACGCAACACCACCTCCTGTGAACCCATCATCGCTATGTCCTCCCACAACACCAGGAACGATCCCCTGTGCCACCAACGCATGAACTGCGCCACCGGCCAGGGCTGCGTCATCCCTTGCCGCTCAAATCCAAGGAATGATGTCGCGGTGCGCGGACTGATGATGATGCCCACCAAACGGGCTCGGCTCAGTAGCTGGGTTGGCGTCGCGTCCAGTGCGAAGCGGGCGTCCGAGATTTGCCCCAGCAGCTCACCGTTGCTGTCCACCACCCTCGTTCCCAAGACGTCATTCAGGATCATGTCTACCTCCCGGAATCCGGCCGATGACACGGTCCCGAAGCCACCGCTCCACCCATGATGCTTCGAGCGAGTCAGAACGCACTCCAACTGTAATAACAGTGTCCACACCGGAAACCGCATCCCATGGAATACGGATCAACCTGTTCGACGGCGGCCTGCCGCCGAAGATCCGCGTGCCCAGTATTGCGCCTGTTAGCAGTGCAGTAATAGTGGGCGGTTCTGCGCCTTCCGGGATGGGCTCGTCCGCCGCGGGACCGCTCAACTCGAGGTCGTCCACGGTGGTGACAGGTACGCCGTCGAAGTCCAACACCTGCCGGTCCAGCAGGTGGAGCTGGGCGTCAAGGACCAACCCGGCCGGGCGCGGCGCAGGCCTGATTTCCCTCGGCTGGATCCTCTTGCGCTTGGCGGCACTCATGCGCCTGCTCCTGTAACAATCATGAGCGGAATGGCCGCCAAGGATGCAGCCAGGATGATCACCAAATACACCATTCCGGCAATATTCACTGCCCTGTTGTTAACGTGCTCGCCCATATATTGGGGATCGTTCGCGACAATCAGGATCGGTAGATAGGTGAGCGGAAGGGCGATCGCGGAGAACACCACCGAATACTCCGTCACCAGGATGGGATCTACACCAGTGGCGAGGACTGCGGCACCTGCCAGAAGGACCACGATCATGGAGATATGGAACCTGGCTGCCTGAGCCGGGCGTCGGAACTTTCCCCACGACCAACCAAAGAACTGCGCCAACGTGTAGCCGCTTGAAAGCGTCGTTTCCAGAGCCGCCCCGAATGTAGCGGCCACAACGCCCAAAATCAGCACAGCCAGCGCTAACTGGCCTCCCCCCTGAGCGACGGGCAACGCCACTTGCGAAAGCGTAGTGACGCTGATCCCCGCAGGCAGGAGGACGACGGCGGCGCAAGCGGCGATTGCCACGGAAAGGAACCCGCCCAGTGGGAAACCAAGCAGGACATTCATCCGGGCCTGGAGCAGATCCTTGACCTTCCACCTTTCCTCCACAGCGCCCGAGGAGAAGAAGAAGACCTCATAGGGTGTCATGGCAGCCCCGAACAGTGCGATGGCGAAGTACCAATAGACCCCTGAGCCCTCCTCCCGTGGGACCGACGGTGCGAACGCCTGGCTGGCCAGGACACCCCAATCGGGCTTGAGCAGGAAAAGCGCCACAGCAAAGACGACCAAGGAGAGTCCCAGGAGCCCTGTGACGTTTTCCATGATCTTGAACTTCACGCGCCAAATCACCAGCCATACGGCCAGCAACGCAACGGGGACCCAAAGCAGGTAAGCCACGCCGCTGGCCAACTGCAGGGCCAGGGCGATGCCGCCGATCTCGGCGGTGACCGTCATCAGGTTGATCAGGAAGGAAGCGGCAAGGTTGGCCAGCCCTGCACGCGGCCCCATGCGCTCACGAATGACCTCGAAGGTTGCCCTGCCTGAGACGGCTGCCACCCGTCCTGACATGTTGGCAAAGAGGCAGATTCCGACGACGCCGACCACCACCACCCACGCCAGGGAAAGCCCAAAGCGTGAACCTACTACGGCATTGGTCACCAAATCCCCGATGTCAACAAAGCCCCCGATCGCCGTCAGGATGCCCAGGGCAACACCGAGGAGCCGCTTCACTGGATGCCGGCCTTGGTCATGAGGGCTTTGAGCTGATCGGTGGCACTGCGCAACTCACCCAGGACTTCTGGCAAGCCGTGCGCGCCTGATCCCGATTGCCCCTGTTCAGGGCCGCCGCTCGGGGCAGTCAACGCATCACGGGCATGGAGCAACGCTCGCGAAATCGTGGCGAAGGAGGCCAGCATGTCATCCCGAAGCGACTTTTCCTCCTCAGTGGGGGCCGTGAAACCTTCAACTTCATCGGCAGCCGACTGGACCTCGCCCAGCATGTCATCTGCCGCAGTAGACCCGGCAGCCGCCGTCGTGCTGTCCTTGATCCTGAGGTCCACAGCCAGGGTGGCGGCTTGGACGGCGGAAAACACGTCCTTCGCTGGTCCCTTAAGCGCGTCGGGGGAAGGCCGCTGTGAGCATGCGGTCAGCACCCCGGCGAGTACCGCCAGAGCCAGGAGAATCGACGCGAGGCGCCTGCCATTCGAACTCACGATGGCTGCGGAATCTGGCAGCCGGCTTGTGGATCCATCCCCGTGTAATTAAGGGGCCCGGCCACAATATTCAGGGCGATGGTCGCAAACTGCGAACACTGCGCGGGTGGGGCGTTGTAATAGCCGCGTTGACCGGCCGCTATTGCTCCAATGACGAGCCACACAACTACGAACAGCCCAATAATTGAACCGATTCGCATTTCTTCCCCAATCGATAAAACGGGAAACCCAGGTATTACTACTTTCTGGGTGGCCAAGGGCGCGGTCGGGGCGGGGATTCCTACCCTGCCCGCGACCGCAAAACCCGTGTCAATCCGAAGGATTGGTTTCGGTAGTCAAACCGCGATCATCTGCGGTTCGCTCATCCTTTTCTTCTGCCGGCCCGGGTGGATTCGCTGATTCATTCCCTCCAGCATCGGCGGCATCTTCCGAACCCTCCCCGGATGCGTCGCCAACAGGTACCTGATCGTTGGAGGCGGGTGCCCCAAGATCACGGGGGATCGGATGACCTGGTGTCGTGATCCCATCGTGTACCTGGCTGAAGCCGGCAACTTCGGTTGGATCAGTTGTCATACGCGCGACCGGCCCCGGCCAAGAACCCAGCCAATAAGGGCCAAGACCAGCAAGATAATTCCTACCCACAGCAGGAAACTCAAGGCCTGGTTAAAACCGCCAACAAGCAGCAGCACGATCGCAATGACGCCGGCAATCACCAATAGTGTGTTCATCTAAGCTACGCATCCCTTCAAACAAATTTGTCCAGTTAGGAAGGCGTCCGCTGGGACTCCAATTGGAGCTCCACCCCAAAGCAACGGGCACCGAACGGAGAAATGATCTCCTTATTCCGTACTTACCCCAAATGACGACAGTTCAAACAGAACCACTGCCCTCCGAAGCACGTGCACAGCATCATGATAGGCGCGCGTTCTGTCCCGGCGAAGTATTTCGACAGGAAACTTAGTACCTCTTCGCCGAAAAGGCTCCGAGTGCTTGGCTGATCTCCCGCGCAGTACCCGCAGCGGCCTCGCCGTACTCCTGATACTTGGCAGGCACGATCCTGCTTGAAGGCCCGGAGATGGAGATTGATCCTGCGGCCACGCCGCCTGGTCCCAGCAAAGGAACCCCGATTGAGGTGATTCCCGTACTGAGGCCCTGTTCATTGATGGAGTATCCGCGGGCGCGGGTTTCCCCGATCATGGCCCGGAGTTGGGCCGGGTCAACGACGGTTTGCGGTGTTAGGGCTTCAAGGGGTGTGGCCAGATATTCATCCACAATTGCGTCGTCAGCAGCTGACAAGTAGGCAATCCCGGTGGAGGACGCATGCATCGGCAGTCGGGATCCCAGCGGAAGGAAAGCCCGGAGGACGTGGGGCGTGTCGAGGCGTTCGATGATGAGCATGTATCCGCGGTCGGGCACTGCGAGGTGGACAGTTTCCGTGGTGTCCAACTGCAATGCGTTCAAGGGGCCCATGGCGGCGTCCCGGATGATCGAGCCGCTGCTGCCACGGCTTGCCACAGCAAAAGCATGGTTGGTCAGGACCCACTTTCCCGCCTGGGCTTCAGACTGCGCCACCCATCCCAATTCCGCCAGGGTCCTCAGCATGCGAAGGACCGTGGCTTTAGGGACGTCCACCTCCCGACTCAGCTCGGATAGTCCTGCCGGCTGGTTGTCCGAAACCGCCTCAAGGACGCGTATCGCCGTGACCACACTCTGGGTACTCATTCGCACTCCCCCTTGACCGCTCACTTTCTTATGCCCTACGGTACAGGCGATTTCCCATAATGAACCATTGGTTCATCCAGTGAACCGACGATGTTTGATTGGAGAACGGGTCTTGGAACAACAAATAACTGCCCTCGCCATCTTTGTGGGCGTCTTCGTCCTGGCCACCCTGCGCAAAGTGCACATTGGCGTGCTCATGTTTGCAGCGGCTGCCGGCGTTGGCGTTTGGATGGCAGGCATGACCATCGACAAAGTGGTGGCGGGCTTTCCCATCGGGATCCTCGTCCTGCTGGTAGGCGTCACGTATTTCTTCTCGATCGCCCAGGCCAACGGAACCATCGACCGCATCATCGAGATGGCCATCACCAAAGTAGGTGACCGCGCCTTCTTTCTCCCCATCGCATTCTTCGCGCTCACTATCGGCATCTCAGCCATGGGTTCCCCTTTGGCAGGCTTGGTCATGGCCCCCATCGGCATGCCACTTGCCAAGCGCTATGGCATCGACCGCATGCTGATGGGCATCGCCATTGGGTCCGGACTGAGCGCAGGTGGCTTCGCCCCCACCAGCTTGTACGGCATTGTCACGTACGGCACAGCCCGGGCAGCGGGAATCGACCTTGATCCCCTGGTCCTCTTCAGCGTCGCCCTGGGAACCAATCTCCTGCTGCTGGCCGCCGCTTATGTCATGTTTGGCGGCTTCAAGCTGCTCAACACGCGTACCCCTGACGGTTTCGGTACCCAGCTGCCATCCTTCAGCGCAAACCGCCCGACGCCGTCGCATCCCTTTGAGCGCGAAGGCAACATTGCTCGGGGCAAGCAAGCAGCCGTCCAGGTCCTTGACCCGGCAGCCGCGCCTCAGGCAGCGGCGTCGGAGGTACCGACGTCGACCTCAAAGCTCAACCGCAACCAAATCATCACGGTGCTGTGCATGGCCGGGCTGGTTGTCACCGTCGTCCTCATGTCGGTCTTGGGCTCAAATCCGGACATCGGCGTTCTCTGCTTCGCGTTCGCCTCAGTCCTCACCCTTTGCGATCCGCAGTCGGGGAAATCGGCTGTATCGAAGATCGACTGGTCCACAGTGTTGCTGGTGGGCGGGATCATCACGTTCGTCGGAGTCCTTCAGACCATGGGAGCAGTCGCGATGCTCGGCGAAGCAGCGGGCGCCGTCGGGACTCCCCTGCTGGCCGCGCTGGTGATCTGCGGGATCGGCGGACTCATCTCCGCCTTCGCTTCCACCACCGGAATGCTGGCTGCATTGGTTCCCCTGGCACTGCCACTCGTGGCTTCCGGAGACATCGCCGGGTGGGCTGTCATCGCTGCGCTGGGTGTGTGTTCCTCGATCGTTGACGTCTCGCCGTTCTCGACCGTCGGCGCCACCTTCGTGGCCACGGTCGATGCAGATGAGCGGCCCCGCATCACCAGGCTCCTCACCCGTTGGGGGCTGTCCATGGTGGTGGTCGGGCCCCTGCTGCTGGTCGGTGCGCTGGTGGTTCCGTCGAGCCTCTAGCTTCCTTTTCACACTCTTCTATGCACTCAAGTCTCCTATGCACGAAAGGTGCCCACCATGCTCAAACCACTCCGCGGAATCACCGTGGTCGATCTCAGCCGAGCCCTCGCGGGACCCTACTGCACCGCACTCCTGGCCGATATGGGTGCCCGGATCATCAAGGTAGAAAGCATCAACGGGGGCGATACCGCCCGCCAATGGCCGCCGTTCCAGGATGGCCACAGCCTCTACTTCGATTCTGTGAACCGGAACAAATCCTCTGTATGTGTCGATTTCTACTCAGCCGAGGGACGCGACATCCTCTCCACGCTGATAGCGGATGCCGACGTCCTGGTGGAGAACTTCAAACCCGGCACCCTTGAGAAAATGGGGTTCGCCTCTTCACGATTGGAAGAACTCAATCCCGGGCTCGTCGTCGGATCCGTCACCGGATTCGGCAACACTGGACCACTTAAGGACGACGCCGGACTGGATCAGGTCATCCAGGGAATGTCCGGACTGATGTCGGTCACGGGGTCCGGTGCCGGCGAAACATACCGGGTTGGGATACCGATCGTGGATATCACCTCGGGAATGGTGTGCGCGTTTGGGATCCTCGCAGCGCTACTCGGGGCCCGCAATGGTGCGAACGCCAGCAGGGTGTCCACTTCACTTTTGGAAACCGCGTTGAACCTGTCTGCTTTTCAGGGACAGAAGGCGCTCAGCCTCAGTGAAGCGCCCACGCCACAAGGCAACAACCACCCGGTCATCGCCCCCTACGGCAAGTTCGCCACCGCCACGGAACCCATCAACATCGCAGTGGGTAGCGACAAGCAGTGGAAGGCATTCTGTGACCTGCTGGGCATTCCCTTGGCCGTAGAGGATCCCCGCTTCATCACTGGGGCGGACCGCTCAGCCAACAGGCAGCTGCTTACCGAACTCATCGAAGCTGCTTTGGTGGCCAAACCGGCGGCCGAATGGGTGCCCTTAATCAGCCAGGCAGGGATCCCGTGCGGCCCCATCTACGACTACGTACAGGCTCTGGCTTCCGAGCAGGTTGCCGCTCTGGGTCTTGTCCAGCACACCCAGCGGCTGGATGGCTCTGAGCTTCCACTCCTGCGCGGGCCACTTAGCTTGGACGGCGAGGCCAGCGAGATCGTGTCGCCCCCGCCGCTGCTCGGCGAACACACCACCGAAGTACTCATGGAACTGGGAATGACCCACGACGACGTCAGCCGGCTTGAGCGCGAGGGTCGCGTTCTGTGCGGGCCGGCGTCGGTTTCGGCACAGATTGGAGTCCTGCGATGACCAGAGTTTCCGAGGCTTCGCGTGTTTCCCGTGTTTCCCCTGTTTCGCATGAGGGCGTTGTGGGCGTTGCGGACCCTGTGGGCCGTATGGCGGTTTCGGTGGCTGATGGCATAGCGACCGTGGAAATCTGCAACCCTGCGCAGCGCAATGCCCTGACCAAGGCCATGTGCCTGGAAATCCAGGAGCTGATGCCCAGCCTCGACGCCGATCCCGATATTGCCGTGGTGGCTCTACGCGGTGCGGGCGACACTTTCTGCGCAGGGGCTTCCATCAGCGAACTCTCGTCCGTGCTGTTGGATCCACAGGCGGACGGTTCGGTGGTTGACCACCTCAGCCTGGCCGATCACGCCATTGCATCCCTTTCAAAGCCCACAGTGGCTTTGGTTGACGGCGCCTGCATGGGCGGAGGGTGGCAGATCGCCTCTGCCTGCGACTTCATTATCGCCAACGAGCGCGCCGTCTTCGGACTGACCCCGGCCAAGATCGGCATCATCTACCCACGCCCGGGCATTGAACGGCTGGTCCGCCTGGTGGGGCACGCCAACGCCAAATACATCCTCCTTACCGGGCAAACATTTAGCGCAACGCAAGCCCAAGCGCTGGGTTTGGTGGCCGACGTCGTTCCTTCCGCGTCCTTTGAGCAACAGTGCGAGGCGCTTCTTGGTTCCCTGCGGAGCCGCTCGCGTTTCTCGGTGCATTCCATGAAGCGGCTGGTGGACCTGGAAGCTGCGGATGCTTCGGACTCCGGACAGCCTGACATTGATCAGGAGTGGGCTGCCGCCTGGTCCGCGATGCCTGACAGTCCTGACATGGAGATCGGCATCAGCGCGTTCCTGAACCGTGAGCAACCCCGGTTTACGTGGCGGCCTCTTGGGTGAGCAGGGCTTGCCCGGGACGTGATCTATGCCTCGATCAGGGACAAGGCCGGCCTTTCCTCCGTTGGAATAGAGACGACGGGAGGCCCCATGCTCATTGTTCTGACAGGAATAGACGGTTCAGGAAAGACGACCGCGGCCCGCGCCTTGGTGGATTCGGCTCACGCTGAGGGGCGGAACGCGCTGCTCCTCAGCAACCATGCTGCACGCCGACGGATGTCTCTCATTTCGGAGCGATTCGGGTGGAAGTTGCCGACACGCGGTGCCGATTTTGTAGAGACGTGCGTCCGCGTGGGCAACGTCCTTGTTTCACATGCACGAGCCCGGAACTTCAGCGGCCTGGTGGTCATGGACAGGCATCTGTACTGCCAACTCGCACTGCGCCGCGCTGCTGGTTTGGGCCAGGGCCGGCTGCTCCCCTGGCTGGTGGGAAAGCTCCCCGATCCGGACCTCATAGTCCACTTGGACGTTGACCCACGCCGTGCTCATGGACGGGTCATGGCGCGGGGCACGGACCACGAAGAGCTAGAGGATCTGGAAGCTTTCCGGGCTGCGTACCGCTCGCTCCCGGAGTTCGCCGACTTCCTAGGGGTTGACGCCAACGGAACGCCCGACGACGTGTTCGCCCAGCTGAACCGGGTGATCGCCGCGAAGGAGCCTGTCCGTGTTTGAACCCAACTGGCTGGCAGTAGTGGTTGTTCTGAACGCTGGGAACAACCACTACTGCCAGTTACTTTTGAATCTCGGGCCGTAGTGGTTGTTCTGAACGCTGGGAACAACCACTACTGCCAGTTACTTTTGAATCTCGGGCCGGCGGTTAGTCGCGCGGGCGCATCAGGGGCGGGTTCAGGACCGCCCGCGTGGGCTGGCCCGGCGTCGGGCGTGCTTCCGGGGCCAGCCGGAACAGCGCAGCCGGACGTCCGGCGTCGCCCGTTGTCATGCGCCCAGTATCCTCGAGGAAGCCGGGGGTTCCTGTCGCTTTTCGATGGAAGTTGCGCGGGTCCAGGCGGGTTCCCCAGACGGCTTCGTACACCACGCGGAGCTGGGCGATAGTGAATTCCTCGCCGCAGAAGGCTGCGGCCAAGGGTGAGTATTCAAGCTTGGACTTGGCGCGTTCCAAGGCGTCGTCGAGGATTCTCGCATGGTCGAACGCCAGCTGGACGCTGCCGTCCAGAACCTGTTTCACCGGGTACCAGCCAGCCTGCTCCGCATCGCCGCCCGCCGCGAGAACGGGAAAGTCCGGCGCCAGCAGCAGGTGGGCAACGGTGAGGACGTCGCCCCGTGGGTCGCGCCCCTTCGGGCCGTAGCTCCCCAATTGCTCAAGGTGTCCGGGGAGATGTTCGACGCCGGTCTCCTCCGCGAGCTCCCGGCTCGCCGCCTCGAGCAGTTCTTCGCCGGCGAGGACGAAACCGCCCGGCAGGGCGAGCTTGCCCTGAAACGGCTCGATCAGGCGGGTAATGAGTAGGACGTTCAGCCCGCCGTCGCGAACGGTTAGGGCGACGACGTCGACAGTTACCGGAAAGCGCGCGGTCGCTGCATGGGATTCAGGCATGAAGCAATCGTAGAGACTTATCGTCACCTTGACAATAATCGCTGATCGTCCGTAATGTTTGATTATCGTCATGTTGACGATAAAGAAACGAAAAGGAGAGCATCATGGCCACCATCAAGCGCTACCCCTGGATCCACCACTTCCTTGGGAGCCCCACTGGTTACGTTGTGCACCTGCAGAAGGGCACAGTGCAGCACCAGGGAGTAGGACAGGCATTCTGGTTCCGGCCCGCGAACTCTGTACTGAGCGAAGTTCCGGTTGACGATCAGGAACTGCCCACACTGTTCCACGCCATCACCCGCGACCACCAAGACGTGAGCGTGCAAGCCAATGTGACCTACCGCTTCATCGATCCCGTCGCCGTTTCCACGCGCCTCGACTTCGGCCTTCAAACCGGCGCATCCGCACCGGCAACGGGCCGGGAGCAGGTATCAACCATCATCGGGCAGCTGTGCCAGAGCCACGCGATCGACCAGATTGCCGCCACCACACTCGCCGAAGCACTCGAACGGGGAGTCAGCCAACTACGGCTGGTCCTCACCGATGCGTTGCGTGCCGACGTCAGGCTTCAGTCCACGGGCATCGAAATTCTCGGTGTCCAGGTCCTCGCAGTGCGCCCCGAGTCGGACGTCGAACGCGCCCTTCAGACCCCGGTGCGCGAACAGCTCCAGGCCGAAGCGGACCGGGCTGTGTACGAGAGGCGGGCAGTCGCCGTCGAGCGTGAACGTACGATTTCCGAGAACGAGATGGCGAGCCAGATCGAACTCGCTGTACGACGTGAAAACCTGGTGGCACAGGAAGGTGCCAATGCGCGGCGGAGTGCCGAAGAGAAAGCGGCCGCGGGACTCATCGAGGCCCAAGGCTCCGCGGAACGAAAGGGAATCGGGGCGGCCGCCGAAGCCAACCAGATCCGACTGGTAGGTGAAGCAGCCGCAGCCCGCGAAGC
This genomic stretch from Micrococcaceae bacterium Sec5.1 harbors:
- a CDS encoding SPFH domain-containing protein, whose protein sequence is MATIKRYPWIHHFLGSPTGYVVHLQKGTVQHQGVGQAFWFRPANSVLSEVPVDDQELPTLFHAITRDHQDVSVQANVTYRFIDPVAVSTRLDFGLQTGASAPATGREQVSTIIGQLCQSHAIDQIAATTLAEALERGVSQLRLVLTDALRADVRLQSTGIEILGVQVLAVRPESDVERALQTPVREQLQAEADRAVYERRAVAVERERTISENEMASQIELAVRRENLVAQEGANARRSAEEKAAAGLIEAQGSAERKGIGAAAEANQIRLVGEAAAAREAATMEVYRGMEQATLLALALKDAAGSLPNIGNLTITPDLLSGALAGLFKEPTAIVTPEAK